The following is a genomic window from Neisseria zalophi.
CTGTCAGCCATTTCTCATTGGGTTTTTGCGCCTCAAAGCGGCGGTTCAGAATATTATCCGACGGTTCTCCCATTGCCGGATGGCGGTAGGCTTTTTTCGGACGCACTTTGGCTTTCAATTGCAGCAGTTTCATCAAACGGGCAACCTTTTTCTTATTCCATGACAAAGTGGCGGCAATCCGCCTGTATCCGTAACGCCCTTGATGGCGGGCATAAACTTCGGCAACGGTAGCTTTGTCCTGTTCGTCCGGATCGGGTCGGCCGTGGTGGTAATAAAAGCTGCTTTTGGGCAGTGCAGCACTGTGCAGCAGGTATTTAAGCGGATGTTTTGCCCTCAGTGCTTGGACGGCTTCGCTTTTTTGGCGACCGCTTCTTTCTGCCTGAGGGCTTTTAATTCCTTTAGATAGTCGTTCTCCGCCCGCATATAGCGCAACTCTTCGATTAGTTCCGCCTGTGTTTTTTCGTGGTCGGGTTTATCGACGATAAAGGGGTTTTTGCGTTTGATGATCATAATGGCCTGCGGATGCTCAAGTGCGCGGATGCCGCCTTGGTTGTATGCGGCTATCCAACGGCGTAAATGGGTACGGGAAATATTAAAGTGATCGGCAGTACGCTGTTGGCTGCGTACGCGCTGATAATATTGTACGGCTTGGTATTTAAAGTCTAATGTATATTTGCTCATAAGAAAACTGCACCTTAATGGGTTGGAGGAGTGTCCAACTTTTGGGGTGCAGTTCATAATATTCAGACGGCCTTTTTGTTTACTTTCTTTTTAATAATCTTAGAGCATTGGCAACGACGATAATCGAGCTGAAACTCATGCCGGCCGCTGCTATCCATGGTGTGACATAGCCGAAAACAGCCAAAGGCACAACGATAATATTATAGACCCCCGCCCAAACCAGATTTTGGCGGATAATCATTCGGGTACGGCGTGCCTGCTCGATCATTTTAGGCAGCACGCGCATATCTTCGTTTAATAAAATAACGTCGGCACCGTCACGGGCTACATCCGCACCGCCGGATACCGCCACCGATACATCGGCTTGTGCTAAAACTGGGGCATCGTTAATACCGTCGCCAACCATCAGAACCGTACATTGTTGGTGCTGGAGTGTGTCTACATAAGCGAGTTTGTCTTCGGGTGAAGCTTCGGCTCGATAGATATCCAATGCCAATTCTTCGGCTAAATGCCGTACGGTTTCGGTGCGGTCACCACTGAGCAGGTGCAGGCGCATACCTTGGGATTTTAAAGCCGACAGCATTTCGGCAATACCGTCTTTCACTTCGTCTTCTAATAAAAAGGCCGTCTGAAAACCTTGGCTGTTGCCGAGATAGACAATGCTGCCGTTGTGTTGGATATCGGCCTGTTCGGGTGGATTTCCGGCAATTTCGGCAACAAAATCGGCTTTGCCCAAGGCCCAGATATCGGTTTCGCCATGAATATTGAGTTGTGCGCGCACACCGCTGCCGACATGGTTTATCCGCTGTTCCGCTATCGGATGGGCCATCTCGTTTTCCGGCAAAATCTGTTGTGCGTAGGCTAGAATGGCCTTGGCTATCGGATGTTCCGATTGGCTTTCGAGCATTTGTGCGGCCATAACGGCATCTTCTTCGTTCAGATGGCCTAAAGAAACGGTTTGGATAACGGATAAGGTACCTTTGGTCAGCGTACCGGTTTTATCGAATACAACATCATTGATTTGCGCTAAGGCTTCCAAACTGCCGCTACCGGATACTAAGATGCCGTCTGAAGCCAAGCTGCCGGTAGAGGCGGCTAACGCGGCGGGGGTGGCTAGGGAAAGCGCGCATGGGCAGGTGATAACCAAGAGCGAAACCGTGATCCATAATGCCGTTACCGGATCCGCATAAATGGCCCAGCCGATAAAAACGGGAATAGCGAGTATTAACAAGCTCGAAATAAATGATGCAGCATAGCGGTCGGCCAGCTCGGCCAATTTCGGTTTTTGTGCCAGAGCACGGTCGAGCAATTTGACGATATGTGATAAGCGGGTATTGTTGCCGATTTGTTCGGTGCGGATAATCAACGGGCTTAATGTGTTTAAGGTGCCGGCAACCACTTGATCACCTTGTTTTTTCGATACGGGCAGGCTTTCTCCGGTTAGCATGGCTTCGTTGACTTCGCTTTCCCCCGACAATACTTCTCCATCAATAGGGATTACCTCGCCCGGATAAACGGCTACGGTATCGCCGACGGCCAACTGCACAACCGCAGCTTCCCGAACCTGTTCACTTTCCGGATAATCGGGCAGACGGTGGCAGAATGCCGGTATCAGTTTTACCAGTCTTTCCGCCGCATCGCCTGCTTTATGCCGCGCCACCTGTTCCATATAACGGCCGGCCAGCAAAAAGAAGATAAACATTGCCACCGATTCGAAATACATACCTTGCCCCGAATCGCTGATTAAGCTGTACACTCCGGCAATAAAAGTGAGGGTAATCGCCAGTGCAACCGGTGTATCCATACCGGTACGGCGGTTTTTGATATCGCGCCGCATACCTTTATAAAACGGAACCGCCGAATAAAACATAGCGGGTAAGACCATTAGGAATGCGCCCCAATGTAACAGGCTTAAAAACAACGGCTCGATTTCATCGCTGTAAAGATAAGTGGGTATGGCAAACATCATGGTTTGCATCATGGATAGTCCGGCCACGGCCAAACGGATTAATGACTGCTTACGTTCCGCCTGTATCTGCTCTTCCATTTTTTGAGCATCGTAAGGAACGGCGGTATAACCAGTTTGTTGAATCAGCAGCAAAATGGAGGAAAGCGACAGTTTAACCGAGTCCCAAGCGATACGTACGCGACGGGTACTGTAATTTAAGTCGGCTCTTACTATGCCATCAGTGCGTAGCAACCGTTGTTCAATCAGCCAAACACAGGCGGCGCAAGTGATGCCGCCGAGCATCAATACCGCTTCACGCTCACCATCGGCACTTTGTTCGACAAATTCTGCCTGTACTTCGGGTAAGTCATAGAGTTTTAAACGGTCTAAAATTTCTTGCGGGGGCAGGGCGGCTTTTTCGGCATCGGCGGTACGCTGTTTATAGTAGTTTCCCAATCCCGCATCAATAATACTTTGTGCCACTGCTTGGCAGCCGGCACAACAAGTATCGTGTGATTCGTTTTCATAAATCACCGGAAAAGAAAGATTGTCGGGCACATCAAGCCCGCAATGGAAACATGTTTTTTTCATGGCAGCGATTGTACGCGCACGACTTTTAAGGGGCAACGGAAAAGAAAAGTAGTAGGCGTAAGCAGAGGATTATACTGATCAATGGTTAAAAAATTAAATATTAATGCATACAATTTATTACGTAAATTTACAACATAATTTTACTGGAAATAATTTTAACATCAAATTTTTAAACAAAGTTCTTTTAAAAAAAAATTGATTACCATATAATATTTCCCATAATATGATTTTTTCATTAAAAAAAATTAACA
Proteins encoded in this region:
- a CDS encoding helix-turn-helix domain-containing protein — its product is MSKYTLDFKYQAVQYYQRVRSQQRTADHFNISRTHLRRWIAAYNQGGIRALEHPQAIMIIKRKNPFIVDKPDHEKTQAELIEELRYMRAENDYLKELKALRQKEAVAKKAKPSKH
- a CDS encoding heavy metal translocating P-type ATPase, with amino-acid sequence MKKTCFHCGLDVPDNLSFPVIYENESHDTCCAGCQAVAQSIIDAGLGNYYKQRTADAEKAALPPQEILDRLKLYDLPEVQAEFVEQSADGEREAVLMLGGITCAACVWLIEQRLLRTDGIVRADLNYSTRRVRIAWDSVKLSLSSILLLIQQTGYTAVPYDAQKMEEQIQAERKQSLIRLAVAGLSMMQTMMFAIPTYLYSDEIEPLFLSLLHWGAFLMVLPAMFYSAVPFYKGMRRDIKNRRTGMDTPVALAITLTFIAGVYSLISDSGQGMYFESVAMFIFFLLAGRYMEQVARHKAGDAAERLVKLIPAFCHRLPDYPESEQVREAAVVQLAVGDTVAVYPGEVIPIDGEVLSGESEVNEAMLTGESLPVSKKQGDQVVAGTLNTLSPLIIRTEQIGNNTRLSHIVKLLDRALAQKPKLAELADRYAASFISSLLILAIPVFIGWAIYADPVTALWITVSLLVITCPCALSLATPAALAASTGSLASDGILVSGSGSLEALAQINDVVFDKTGTLTKGTLSVIQTVSLGHLNEEDAVMAAQMLESQSEHPIAKAILAYAQQILPENEMAHPIAEQRINHVGSGVRAQLNIHGETDIWALGKADFVAEIAGNPPEQADIQHNGSIVYLGNSQGFQTAFLLEDEVKDGIAEMLSALKSQGMRLHLLSGDRTETVRHLAEELALDIYRAEASPEDKLAYVDTLQHQQCTVLMVGDGINDAPVLAQADVSVAVSGGADVARDGADVILLNEDMRVLPKMIEQARRTRMIIRQNLVWAGVYNIIVVPLAVFGYVTPWIAAAGMSFSSIIVVANALRLLKRK